The following are encoded together in the Gammaproteobacteria bacterium genome:
- a CDS encoding MotA/TolQ/ExbB proton channel family protein: MWTTVVRFFQEGGPFMYVILAVFVIGLAIAIERWIYLTLTKRKNQVIWRQILPLLQQGDFARAEQFAIESGTDIGKILASGMDSSTLGKRHDDIELAMEEQLMEIIPKLEKRTPYLATFANIATLLGLLGTIMGLINAFTAVANVDPAEKASLLSASISVAMNTTAFGLMAAIPLLLLFSYLQTKTTEMVDSLEMISVKFVNLLRRRQHAIEQMKQRRAAKQNRG; this comes from the coding sequence ATGTGGACCACTGTGGTTCGTTTTTTTCAAGAAGGCGGGCCGTTCATGTACGTCATTTTGGCTGTCTTTGTCATTGGTTTGGCCATCGCCATTGAGCGATGGATTTATCTGACATTGACAAAAAGGAAAAATCAGGTCATCTGGCGACAAATTTTGCCCTTACTGCAACAGGGTGACTTTGCCCGTGCCGAGCAATTTGCCATTGAATCTGGCACGGACATTGGCAAGATTCTCGCCTCGGGCATGGACAGCAGTACTTTGGGGAAGCGACATGATGATATTGAGCTCGCGATGGAGGAGCAGCTGATGGAAATCATACCGAAGCTGGAAAAACGCACCCCCTATCTTGCCACCTTTGCCAACATCGCCACCCTGCTCGGTCTACTAGGCACCATTATGGGATTGATTAATGCGTTCACAGCCGTGGCCAATGTCGACCCCGCAGAAAAGGCCAGCTTGTTATCGGCGTCGATTTCCGTGGCTATGAACACCACGGCGTTCGGTCTCATGGCGGCCATTCCGTTGCTGCTTTTGTTCAGTTACCTGCAAACAAAAACCACGGAGATGGTCGATAGCCTTGAAATGATATCTGTTAAATTCGTCAATCTGCTTCGCCGCAGACAACATGCCATCGAACAAATGAAACAAAGACGGGCAGCTAAACAAAATCGAGGATAA
- a CDS encoding biopolymer transporter ExbD: MFRKRLRRAKQVAPELNITAFMNLMVVLVPFLLMTAVFSQINILKIALPGASQGPQNPVENSAKIALEVIFQGDKILLNDRNSGVIKTFSWQQGEGYGNQATLRALNLLLQELKARFPEENDISILSQPDTPYADIVAVMDAVRVAWRDDDQNGYALFPNSALGRAPQVQQAEGGDQS, encoded by the coding sequence ATGTTTCGCAAACGTTTGCGCCGCGCCAAACAGGTGGCCCCAGAACTCAACATCACAGCATTCATGAACCTGATGGTCGTGTTGGTGCCCTTTTTGCTGATGACTGCCGTTTTTTCGCAAATTAACATTCTGAAAATCGCCCTACCAGGCGCCAGTCAGGGACCACAAAATCCAGTAGAGAATTCCGCCAAGATTGCGCTCGAAGTCATATTTCAAGGCGACAAAATCCTGCTCAACGATCGCAATTCTGGTGTCATCAAGACCTTCTCGTGGCAACAAGGCGAAGGCTACGGGAATCAGGCCACACTGCGTGCACTTAACCTGTTGCTGCAAGAACTCAAGGCGCGCTTTCCTGAAGAAAACGATATTTCCATACTCAGTCAACCGGACACACCCTATGCAGACATTGTCGCGGTGATGGACGCCGTTCGCGTCGCTTGGCGAGATGATGACCAAAACGGCTACGCCCTGTTCCCGAATTCAGCGCTTGGTCGTGCGCCACAAGTACAACAGGCAGAAGGGGGAGACCAGTCGTGA
- a CDS encoding biopolymer transporter ExbD, whose translation MERHHKRFGAATLSLVSLMDIFTILVFFLLVNSSEVQQIPNAKAIRLPESITEQKPKETLVVLVSKDQIIVKGEPVVRVSDVLNSQARTIPQLASVLNRQAALTWDKEKLEDIDGTEITLMGDREIPYQLLEKILATMSETPYKTIYFAVNKKPQESS comes from the coding sequence ATGGAGCGCCATCACAAACGATTTGGCGCCGCGACACTGAGCCTTGTCTCGCTGATGGACATTTTTACCATTCTCGTCTTTTTCCTATTGGTCAACAGTTCGGAAGTGCAGCAAATCCCAAATGCCAAAGCCATTCGCCTGCCCGAATCTATCACCGAACAAAAGCCAAAAGAAACGCTTGTGGTACTGGTCAGCAAAGATCAAATTATCGTCAAAGGCGAACCCGTGGTCAGGGTTTCTGACGTGCTTAATAGTCAAGCGCGCACCATTCCGCAGCTTGCCAGTGTCTTGAACCGGCAAGCCGCACTGACCTGGGACAAAGAAAAACTTGAAGACATCGACGGCACAGAAATTACCCTTATGGGCGACCGGGAAATTCCATATCAACTGTTGGAAAAAATTCTCGCCACAATGAGCGAAACTCCATATAAAACCATCTATTTTGCTGTCAATAAAAAGCCACAGGAGTCGTCATGA
- a CDS encoding energy transducer TonB, translating into MMVWLKFEPQLPWEDLPENKTRLRLVLGALATLATLFAFWVANTSLPPKDKFSAKPIPEHLVKLVLEQKKKKVVPPPPPPKIEKPKEERPKKTPEKPIKPSEPPKKAEPKPKLGNREQARLEAQKQLAVFDALADLREEAPINKIRQSKPTTSAEQTARTVERSLITNAARQGSGGINTAKASRSLGGGTLKGGGSTKVTSNLAARKAQMAQQRSDGKAQRPAENIERVMDANKAAIYALYRRALRKNPTLRGEVIFRIRILPSGKVANVTIVSSDLNDKALERKLMARIRLINFGAMDVEVWEDNYRMTFLPS; encoded by the coding sequence ATGATGGTGTGGCTGAAGTTTGAACCTCAGTTACCTTGGGAGGACTTGCCAGAAAACAAGACAAGGCTTCGCCTGGTACTTGGCGCGCTGGCAACACTGGCCACCTTGTTCGCTTTCTGGGTGGCCAACACTTCATTGCCACCAAAAGACAAATTCAGCGCCAAACCGATCCCTGAACACCTAGTCAAATTGGTGCTCGAACAGAAGAAGAAAAAGGTTGTTCCACCGCCGCCACCACCAAAAATCGAAAAGCCAAAAGAGGAACGTCCCAAAAAAACACCGGAGAAACCGATCAAACCATCGGAACCACCCAAAAAGGCAGAACCTAAGCCAAAGCTTGGCAATCGCGAACAGGCTCGATTAGAGGCCCAAAAGCAATTAGCCGTGTTCGATGCCCTTGCCGACCTGCGTGAAGAGGCGCCAATCAACAAAATCCGACAAAGCAAACCCACAACATCGGCCGAGCAAACGGCACGGACAGTGGAGCGAAGCCTGATCACCAACGCTGCCCGCCAAGGCAGTGGTGGTATTAATACGGCAAAAGCATCAAGAAGCCTCGGCGGTGGCACGCTCAAGGGCGGAGGATCCACAAAAGTCACCAGTAATTTGGCTGCCCGCAAAGCACAGATGGCACAGCAACGCTCCGATGGAAAAGCACAACGACCCGCAGAAAACATCGAAAGAGTGATGGATGCCAACAAAGCAGCTATTTACGCTCTGTACCGACGCGCGCTTCGGAAAAATCCGACACTCCGGGGAGAAGTGATTTTCCGAATTCGTATTCTACCTTCAGGAAAAGTGGCCAATGTCACCATTGTCTCAAGCGACCTGAACGACAAAGCACTCGAACGAA